From the Equus asinus isolate D_3611 breed Donkey chromosome 9, EquAss-T2T_v2, whole genome shotgun sequence genome, the window CCAGATTCATTTTAGGAATAAGTCTCTATAATTCAATTCCTTAGAAACTGATTACAATGCCTGGATTACTCCCATTGCTTACACACATTCACTGCACGCGCCCCTCTCCACCCCCCCAACCACCACCACTACACACACAGGTGTTTCCATGAAGAGTGGAAAGACTATTCCTCTTCTAACTTGGAGAAAAACAGGGGCACAACTTCCCCCCCAAACCcccaagacagagagaaaggacaaGCATATATCTTAACAACAATTTCTTATTCTAACTAAACAAATGGCAAACTCAAGTCTTTCAACTCTCACATCTCTAcctttctcttgattttctttttcttccaaagattTAATAAGGTGTAATTTCAGGGAGCACTTCTGTCCTTGTGTGATCAAAAATACACTAGCACCACCTATCAGAGCAAACGGCCAAGGCGAAAACGAGCTCCACATTCTGAATGAGAATGCACCCTCTGAATCTCCTCCAGGAGACTCTGTGACAGACTCCAAATGGAGCTCAAGTCAGGCTTCTGAAACTTAAtatgacaataaataaataaatgaataaatacacacAGGCTTCTAAAACttaagacaaacacacacacacaccctttatttttaagaaagttattCTTCCAAATCCCCTTCTCCACTGCCACTACTTTGGGCTACACCCTTCCAAATACAGGTCAATAGATTCTCAATAAGTCAGACctgccctttcctttctctttccacaaccaaaaatacagtCCAGAGCCTCAGCAGATGACTGGTttactgcaacagcctcctaGCTCCCATCAATCACATCAACAACATCATTGTCATCACTGTCACCATCATGATCATCAATTACTGAGCCCTTGGTACGAGCCAGGCCCTGAGGGAAGTttcactttacatacattatcttatttaatcctcacaactctaaCACATGGGTACTGTTATTccaccccattttatagatgagcaaactgaggcccagaaaggtttaAATAATTGGCTCAAGGTTACTGACCTAGCAAACAGCTCAGCCAACACTGAATAGAGGCAGGTTATATGCATCCTGACCGGGGGCTTTTAATCATGACagtctaaaaataataataaccacaacAACAACCTACAACAATAACAGTGACATTTAACATTCATTGAGAACTTCCCTACGTGGTAGGGAACATCACTACTGTAAATGCTTTAAATGTGTTAAGTAACCTAAACCTCAcaactcattttatagatgaggaaactgaggccccaaagagtttaaataacttgtctaAAGGAAAACAGCTGGAAAGTGGAGAGGCCAGTGTTCAGACGCAGGCACTGAGCCTGAGCTGTGCTCTACCCACCAAAACATTTTACTACTGGAAACTCAGCTCCTAGAAACATCAGCCTAAAAGTGCTTTTGCTTAAGAATATACAGCATGGTTCCCACTCTCTAGCATAACAAACTCAAACAGAAACTCTTTGGTTTGGGTCTTCAAAGCACTCTAGCAACAAATCCCTCTCTGGACCCAAATTCAGTTCTCATTGCTCTGGACAGGAACCCTAGCATCACATATGCAGCATCCTCCACTCACCAAAACACGCAAGGAAATACGAGAATGTACTCTCTTCGCTCTCCTGAGATGAGCATACTGGTTAAGCACATGGGCCCCGGAGTTGGACAGACTCAGGTTTAAGTATCACCTGCAAACTCAGTAGCTATGTGACCCTAGGCAAGTAGTTAAGCTcaaggagcctcagtttcctcatcgatAAAGTAGTATCCAGGGGAAAAATGAGATATAATGTATCTAAAGGGTTTAGCAAAGTGTAAAGCACAGATGTGCTCAATAACAGTAGCTATTATTAGCAACAATAAAATGATCACCTGACTTACAAAGGGGCAGGGGGAAACTTTCTGAGGTGATAGACATGTTCTGTCTTGATCGTGGTGGTCAGTTTCACGACTATACCAAAATTTGCCAAAACTCACtttaaaaaaggtgaattttctatctaggaataaatttaaccaaggaggtgaaagacttatataatgaaaactataaggcgttattgaaagaaattgatgatgacataaagaaatggaaggatattccatgcacatggactggaagaataaacatagttaaaatgtccatactaactaaagcagtctacagactcaatgcaatcccaataagaatcccaatgacactcttcacagacatagaacaaacaacggagaaaggaaagtctcttcaataaatggtgttgggaaaactggacagccacatgcaaaagaatgaaaggagatcaTTATCTTTTTGCcgtacacaaaaagtaactcaaaatggatcaaaatcttgaaagtaagacctgaaaccataaaactataagaaaatataggcagtacactctttgacattggtctcagaaagatcttttcgaataccaggtctactcagacaagggaaacaaaagaaaaaataaacaagcggaacttcatcagactaaagagcttctgcaaggcaaaggaaaccaggatcaaagtGAAAGGACCACCCACCAagtaggagaaaatacttgcaaatcatatatccaacaaggggttaatctccaaaacatataaagaactcacacaactgaacaacaaaaaaacaaataacccgatcaaaaaatgggcagaggatatgaacagacatttttccaaaggagatatacagatggctaataggcacatgaaaagatgttcaacaccactaatcttcagggaaatgcaagtcaaaactacactaagatatcaccttatttCCGATAGAACGGCTGTaaccaccaagacaaaaaaataacaaatgttggaaaggttgtagaaaaaagggaaccctcatacactgctggtgggaatgcaaactggtacagccactctggaaaacagtaaggcgatttctcaaaaaatcaaaaatagaaataccatatgacccacctatcccactactgggtatttatccaaaggacttgaaatcaacaattcagaggtttatgcacccctatgttcattgcagcattattcacaatagccaagatgtggaagcaacccaaatgcccatcaactgatgagtggataaagaagatgtggtgtgtatatacatatatataatggaatactactcaggcataaagacaaaatcctcccatttgcaacaacatggacggaccttgatgGTGTGATGTTaaaggaaataagccagacagagagagataaacaccatatgatttcactcacatgtggaagataaacgaaCACACGGACAaggagaacagtttagtggttaccagggggtaAGGGGATTGGAGGTGGGCAcgaggggtgaaggggcacatttatacggtgactgacaaataataataaagtacaactgaaatttcacaatgttataaactaccaccttcaataaaaaaattgctaaccataaaaaaaagaggtgaattttctacatataaattacacctcaatagcctgattttcaaataattattgtCATCCTCAACTATGGCCTTCCTTAATGTCAAGACCTAAAGCTGACCTCTTAAAGGAACTTTCTTAAATAAATCTAATCCTCACCTATgcttctgtcctttctttttctttctgaaggtCATCGACTCTGTGATGGCTACTCATCTCTATCATGTACGGCCAACTGTTTCCAGAGGCGTGACTAAAATTTTCAGTGTGTTGGACACATTCTCTGAGACCTTGATTTCAGACATATATTTAGTCGTGGGAAGTCGACAAAGCTGGCCTTCACGAAGCTCTGTCATAGCAGACTacacagaaatatttcttttccttggcaATCTCGGTAGCAAAGCAATAACTGgccaaatggaaagaaatgttaCCATCTGAGACTTGAAGTGCATTTCAACCCTGTACAGCTGCACAAAGCATAGGCAGAATAAGGCCCCCCAGGCTGCTCCCACTTTAAGAACATGCATATTCTATCTGTGTTACTGCTGGGCAAGCGAGCTGGGGTAAACCCTGGCTTGGGTGGGGATGCTCAGGCACAAGAAATCACCTGACAAAGGCACCCTCCACAGCACACAGCTTTTCAGGATGTTTCTTTCTCAATAAACACATTTCTAGGAATGAAACAAAATATCCCCTTGCTTAGCACAACCTTCCATTCCAAAGGCAGTGATTTAATAATGTCACAATTTAGCTATCAGGATACAGATGCTCTGAATGGCTAAGTAGGTCATGGTGTTCACCCGGCAGATGTCAGAACTGCTTGCCAGATGACAAAAGATGTAACTCTGGGctgtttttattccatttatacaagACCTAACTCACACATTAGCAACCTCTGCTATTTACAGCTTTACTCCAAGGAACTCTTAGGAGGCTCCAAGAAATCCCCGTGTGCCATTTACACCTTCAGAACTGAAAATAACCCGCGCATATGGTGGTAATAGGAGCCTGACAGACACAGTCCTGCACCCAGCCTGGCAGAGCGGCTGTAAAACACTCTCTGTCTTAGGGGCACTTTGTGGTCGCTGCATTCCAACATTCGTGATTTGGTAACGTGAACACAAGTGTATCAAGACCCCGCGGCCCTTCTCCCGTTTACAGAAACCGAGAATGAGCTGTCAACGTGCAGGGGTTATCACATTTTGTCCCCTTTGCTATCCGAACAGATCTCTCCACACTCCATCCCATCATCCTCAAACCCCACTGACCAAACACTCTCCTTCCCCAGATACAGGCTGTGCACCACCTCCTCCGTCTGTGGTCTCCAAGACCTCCCACCACCTCTGCAGACCCTCCCTATGACGTCCTGTTTCCAGGCCCCCCGCCCTCTCCACACTCCATCACTGCTGCAGCTCCTCTCCACAGGCTCCACATCACCCCTGTAACCACGACCACGGACCCCATCATCTCTGCAGACCTCCTCCACCTGTTACCCAGGCggcccctccccagggctcctTATGCCCTCTACAGCCTCCACTCTTCCCCCACCGCTCTTGCAGACCCTTCTGCAGCCAAGACGACCCTCCCCACGCCCCCGTTACCCACAGGACTCAAGCAGAACCTCCCCACGGTCCCCGATTATCTCTGCAAACCTTCACCCAGACCCTGCCCCTCGGACGTGCAGCCCTGCGCCCAGCCCCGTCCAGCCCGCAGAGCCCCCTCGGCCGCCCGCTTCCGGACCGCGGGCCGGACTCACAGGGCATCCGCGTGAGCACGTTGCGCGGCGCCTTCCTGCTCCGAGCCGGACCCCGGCGGCGCGCCCCGGTGGCcccggcggccccggcggccccATCCCCTTCCTCCTTGGCCACCATGAGGCGGCGGAGGCGCTGGATGCGGTCGGAGTCCGGGGCGGGGGCGTCCGGGCGGCGGCGGGTCCTGCCCGAGGGCCCGGCGGCAGCGGGGCCCCCCGAGCCCGCggccgcgccccgcgcccgcccgcgcccgccgccccggctGCCGGTCCGGAGGAAGCTCTCATACTCGGCCAGGTTGTTGAAGCAGGGCGCGTTGGGGTAGGGGATGGGAGGCAGGCGCGGCGCGTACAGGGCCAGCAGCGGGTCGAAGCTGTCAGAGCTGACGTCCAGGCGCGGGctgggcgggcgcgcggggctcCCGGCGCCAGCCGGCCTCGCCCCCCGCTCCCGCTCCTCCATGTTTGAAAGGCCCGCAAGCCGAGGCCGATGGGAAGAAGGAGCGGAGCCGCCAGAGGGCGGCACTGCGCAGCCGCGGCGCGGGGGCCTCACTGCGCCGGAGCGGCCGCCGGGGGGCAGCATCTGTTCGCGCTCTGCCCCGCCGGGGGCGTGGCGGGACACTGCGACCCGCCGGGCCCCCAGCGGCTCAGCGCCCGGTGACAGCTTAATCTGCTTTAAAGCAGTATTTCTCCATCTATATTATCACTTGGGTGTTTGTTAACAGTCCAGATTCCCTGGGGATGAAGCCGAGACCGGcgttttaacaagctccccaagCCTTTCTCTGCTCTCTGGAAGTGCAGGCTACCCGCAGCTGGAGCTGGCGGGAAGAGGGCAACCAAGGTCCCCGTTTGCTTTCCTGCTGAGTTCCACTGGGGGTAGCCCATCTGGACTTACTTAGCTTCTCTGCGTCTTTACAATCTCATCTGAAATATGATAgaaatagtacctacctcatagaattgTCCTAAGAATGAAGAGAGTGTGGATGTAGAGTGCATAACAAATGCTCTGTGAACGTTAGGTAATTTTTGGTTAAAAGGACAGTGAAACTATGAAGGATGGGTGGATCCCATTGCTCCATTTCCTACACCCTATGGAAAAAGTAATTGGCACTAACACCAGAGACCTTGGTATTCAAGAAAATTCATTCTATCACTGATTTTCTCAGCATTGTTAAGCAACTGGAGGAAGTGAGGATCCAGCTCTTGGAAGACAGGATGATGGAGGACTTACCAGACCTGGTTGCACTTTATAGACACCGTTCAGGAAGCCATTTGTTTTTGGATATTAAAGTATCGACAGCAAAGGCCCAGGTATTACCCCCGCATCTAACAGACCTAAGATGTTTCCAGTCACCTATACGCCACACAAATAATTTTAACTACCACCACTCCCCCAAACTATTAACTAGTATTAATTCTATACTAGCtgcttttgtgtgtattttaaagtttccttAGATTTGGAAAGGAAGCCTGAGAGAATACTAATCTTTACCTTAAGAGAACAAGATGAAAATTAATATACAACTGTGCAATATATACATACTGCAACAAGGATAATGTGAAAAACACTGAGCGTCGAGCTTCTGAGTAATGGCACTACAGGGTAAATTATGGCATGAGTATTAAGCCCAGGATATTCCTTTGCTCAAACTCCCTGCCCAAGAAACTCAAAGTTGCAAACTGCTGACAATTCAATGAATAAGGGCTTGTTCCCATATCTTACGACAAATCGTGATAGCTTTTGTAGTATCATATAGCATCCACAGAAAGCCTATTTCTTTAAATGGCTTTGTCTCGGAAGTTTGTACTCTAATGCCTATgtgtatctatatttattttgatataaaatgCTATAAATTGACTTACCACTAAGTTACATTTGCCAGTCAAGAGCTACATTATCTTACTGCTTCACTTGGCCTACCACAGTGTATCTTGTTGCCCAAAGTGCAGTAGATGGACACCCAAAGATAGGCATCAGAAGCCTTTGGGGTTAAAAATCTGAACCCCAAATCTTCATGGGAGAGGGAGCCTGGAGTCAGCATTTAAAACAAGCCTTCCAAGTAATTTTTGTATCCAGAAGTCTGTGAACCACTACTCTGATGAAGGTATGTGTATCCTGGCttatgtaaaacacacacacagacacagaagttGGATTCATATACTGCATTTgtatgaaaaaatgaaatgaaaaattaggcCAAGGGAGTTGcaacctttatttttcttcaaagaaattttatCAATTACCAAACATGAGCCCTATCTCTTACTCCCGGGGAGTGAGAACAGGAGGGGAAAAATGGCATTGACAGATGCGGTGTCAACTAATGAGGGATGAGCCCAGCTGTCACACTTTCAAAAATACATCTTCTTCTTGGCTGTAAATTCTGCAATGCAAGACCAGGCACTGGGACGTGGGCTCTCTCTTAATTCTTAATAGAGCCAAATCatctttttcctctaaaatatgAAATGAGGACAAGAGATACTGTTAGTTGTCTCACCACCTACCCCCACCACCTGCCCCCTTCAGAGGCCAGCAGCTTGGCCACACGCAGACTGCAGCTGCTGTCTGCTGCTCCTCACCCACCTCCGCTGGCCCTTCGGCAGGTGGGTCTCTGAAGACTCCCTTAACACCTGCACCTCTGACCCCCAAGGGGCATGCTGACCCCTCAGCTCTGCAATGCAAATGTCATTGTTTTGATTATATGGAGGCTAGCtgagaatcctttccaggaagtCCAAAAGGAAGGTGACTTTTAAAACTGCAGTATCTAGAGGACATGGAGTAAATGTTTCTCCCTCCTTGTTCATTCATCCTCACTCacgttttctttctctcatatatacacataattctTTCTTCTTAGAAAGAGGTTAAGTGGCCTTGGAAACAATGGTCCTGGCGAGAAAATGATGATGATCATGCTGACAACTCCACAAAATCAATCTATGGAATATTTACACAAGGACATGCAAACTACTACTCATTTCTTCAGCCAAAGTTGCCAAATTGGAGACTGGCACCAAGCCTGAGTTTTCCCAGGAATTCCTGAATTCAGAAGCATCGTGAAGCCATCAACCCATACTGATGCCAGGTCTGCCAAAGATGAATGCAAGTAGATGTGTGGGAAAGGTGAGATTTTCCAGGTCACTGGATTCTGTAGTTAAGAATAGGTGGGTGAGAGTAAAGTTTGGGCTCGTCTTCTATCACAGGTGGAAAGAGCTTGACAGGTTTTTATAAGACTGATGTCACAATCTAAAAATGATTCATTCTGGAAGGCATAAATAGTTCTTGCTTTATAAAAATAGTATcgtgattttaaaaaaactgcaCTTCTACCAAAGGAAACATGTTCCAACACTGCAAAAGAGGTGTTCCACTTAAAGCAGAACAAGATACACTCCCCCCGTCCATCTTTTCCTCTCCCGTTCCCCTCCCAACCAGAGTCAAGTCACTCCCGGCACACTCTTCTGGGTGATAGAGATGCCAGGGCCACCTAAGGCCAGGAGACTTGGGGGGCCGTGCAGGGTTAAGCACGCCAGGACTGAAAAGCAAAGGGTCAGCTGTCTTCATGTAGGATCTCTGGATGTTCCTTCCAGAAAGCATCCCCGATGATATCGCAATATAAGGGCACTGGCTTAGTCCTGGTCCGGATCACTGccatcttttttccttccatttctgctGGTAGCTTAACTTCTTTTGTTGTGACTTCACCCACCTAcgagaaaaagttaaaatattgacACTGTTAACTAGAGTCGGTTtgggagagaaggagatgtgCGGGAAGTTCACATTTTTACTTCATATACTTCTgattaatacatatttatcagGTAGACGCACACACATATCTCAACATGAACttatttacaattaaaaatacttttcaggggctggccccgtggccgagtggttaagttcacgcgctccgctgcaggcggcccagtgtttcgttggttcgaatcctgggcgcggacatggcactgctcatcaaaccacgctgaggcagcgtcccacataccagaactagaaggacccacaacgaagaatatacaactatgtaccagggggctttggggagaaaaaggaaaaaaataaaatctttaaaaaaaaaaaaatacttttcaaagttATGTTGCTATATTCTGAAAGGAGATCTTAGGAACAAAGGAAGGATTCAAGGATCCTTGTTAGCAATAACTATAGAAATTAAGAGTATTTCTGCTCTCCCACTTGCATTATGTAAGTCTGTGCCAAGtaacaaatgtattttaaaaatactaataaaggCAACGAAGTTACCAGTGGAATGACTAGCTCTCAAGGTACCCATTAATACTTGAAAacattcatttcagaaaaaacTACTTTACACGGAAGGAAATAAATTTAGAGAAATCATTATGCCCAGGAGCTGGTACAGAGAGAAAACATTGGTAGAATTAAGGATTTAGGTAAATATACAGACTTATTACAGAATATTAAGGTAAGTATGAATGCCTGGGGACTCTCATGAACATTCTGCAAGTGAGAGATTGCTCATATCCAACATCTTTTAGTGCCTCATATCACAGGTGTCCTGGGATAGACAGACCATTCAATGGTATTATCTAGTGTGgcagaaagtattttttaaatgttctatgaatgcaaaaatcctcataTCTGCACTGTACCCTTTTAAAGGGGATTTATTTGATTTGGGGAGAGCTTATGACAGAAAAATAAGTGTACTGgttctaaaattctgtgattctacTTATAGGAGGGAAGATTCCTGATCACGAAGTTCAATGACAAAGAAACTGACAAAATGAGCACTGACCGACAAAATAAGCATCCAAAATAATCATTGGTGACATTTTGTTTTGGAGAGGATCTAATTCATGCTAGTGACTGGAGTCACATCAGCATACAGGTGGCAGGCAAGACAAAGCTTGGGATGGGCACAGGCTCTCTTCTTCCCTGACCTCCATTTTTCTTTGGACATAACTGCATTACCTTCTGCCATATCAACACAGTCCCTTTCCTGTACATCAGTGGCTCATCGTTGTAGTTGATGTtgaattcagaaaacaaaatttcatttttgtctgCTGCAAGAGTTCCCTggggaaataaaaacagatataaaaaGCTTTATAAGTCTTCTCTCTCCCCTAACGCCACCTATCCTTTCCACCCTCTGTCTAAACTTCCACAAAGAAATCAAGAAGTGGAAGAGTTTTATCAAACGTCTTATAGATACTAATGAACTTTCATTTTAACAGTAGTTCAATCTCATTTCAGTGTTTAAATTCCTAAGATTCTCTTCTGTAGCAAACAACTGGCTTCACAAGAAATGACCGTGATGGGGTGAGAGGAATGAACAGTAACTGTGTACCTATTCTGTAAAAGATACACTATGTTTATCTTCCTATTTGACCCTCATGACCatctccatttcagagatgagaacTCAAGCTTAGAAAGATTACATAAATTCCCTAGGCTGAAGGTTGCTCTTATTCTTATAAGAAGAATCAAAGTCTAAACTTGGCTCTTCCAAACTCTGTATACAGATTACCAGCCTTCCTATTATTGCCATATATAAATCTTCATCACTATTGTTAATAATGACAACCATTTACTGAGTAATTATAATGTACCAGGCATTGTACTAGGAGCTGTTACAACAGAGCACCTCATTTTAGAGTTAGTCATCCTATAAATAGCACTGTCATCTAATAACAAAAGCCAGGATTTATTAAGTACTCACAGTATGCTTTGTACTATCCTATGTGTTTTACAGGCATCAtgccatttaattctcaccataTACCTATGAGGTAAGAActattattttccacattttaccTATAAAGAATGAAGGCAGAGAGGATAAAATTAAACAGAAGCATGATCTGAGTATGATTACTTGGTCCCCAGAGCCTAGACTCTTAACAATACACAGGGGTCATAAACCCAAGAAACTCT encodes:
- the THG1L gene encoding probable tRNA(His) guanylyltransferase isoform X2: MTHVASQFASSYVFYWRDYFEEQPLLYPPGFDGRVVVYPSNQTLKDYLSWRQADCHINNLYNTVFWALVQQSGLTPAQAQERLQGTLAADKNEILFSEFNINYNDEPLMYRKGTVLIWQKVGEVTTKEVKLPAEMEGKKMAVIRTRTKPVPLYCDIIGDAFWKEHPEILHEDS